One Clostridium estertheticum DNA segment encodes these proteins:
- a CDS encoding single-stranded DNA-binding protein encodes MDNVMLNNKIYLEGKVVSELKFSHEMYGEGFYVFDFEVWRLSETTDILTITISERLIAGMSINIGNEFIVEGQLRSYNKFVDGSNRLILTVFARDIKICEERSKNPNQIFLDGYICKSPVYRTTPFGREIADMLLAVNRLYNKSDYIPTIAWGRNSRFCKSLEVGDNIRIWGRLQSREYQKKLSDDEVIRKVAYEVSISKMEKVNNDGENIVESDMMIDEEQDFEALDAI; translated from the coding sequence ATGGATAATGTTATGTTAAATAACAAGATTTATTTAGAAGGAAAGGTAGTATCTGAATTAAAATTTAGTCATGAAATGTATGGGGAAGGGTTTTATGTATTTGATTTTGAGGTTTGGAGACTAAGTGAAACAACAGACATTTTAACTATAACAATTTCTGAGCGGTTAATCGCAGGTATGAGTATCAATATAGGAAATGAATTTATAGTTGAAGGCCAACTTAGATCTTACAATAAATTTGTTGACGGATCTAATAGACTAATCTTAACAGTATTTGCTAGAGATATTAAAATTTGTGAAGAACGCAGTAAGAATCCAAATCAAATATTTTTAGATGGATATATTTGCAAAAGTCCAGTATATAGGACAACACCTTTTGGAAGAGAGATTGCAGACATGCTACTCGCAGTTAACAGATTATATAATAAATCTGATTATATACCTACAATTGCCTGGGGACGGAATTCCAGATTTTGCAAAAGTCTTGAAGTAGGGGATAATATAAGGATTTGGGGAAGACTGCAGAGTAGAGAATATCAAAAGAAATTATCTGATGATGAAGTTATAAGAAAAGTGGCATATGAAGTATCTATATCAAAGATGGAAAAGGTTAATAATGATGGTGAGAACATAGTAGAATCAGATATGATGATTGATGAAGAGCAAGACTTTGAAGCTCTAGACGCTATCTAG
- a CDS encoding YncE family protein: protein MRKLYVCSTSSDCISKVNLDLFIEEKKIYLDKRNLKKIGPHGIYVYENKLITANSYDNSISIVDIDNYETESYFIGMHCNDLSVYDNKAYVICGDCDDIIVFDLEKRHIVEAIPCGNLPHSIYICKRKNLIIVANMNSDSITIIDCAPKGNIKNLRVGAYPTKALITPDGNYILVCESNIGMDNKGSISIISLKNYNVLYNIPVGNSPVDMYCNERYCYISNFGDGTVSILDINNYKEIKKIKIGGMPRGILEDEKYLYVGDNYNNLLFRIDKLTENKKAISIGGEPTGMTLL from the coding sequence TTGAGAAAGTTATATGTATGTAGTACTTCATCAGATTGCATATCAAAAGTTAACTTGGATTTATTTATAGAAGAAAAAAAAATATATTTGGATAAAAGAAATCTCAAAAAAATTGGTCCTCATGGCATATATGTTTATGAAAATAAACTCATAACAGCTAATAGTTATGATAATAGTATTTCTATAGTTGATATTGATAATTATGAAACTGAAAGTTATTTTATAGGTATGCACTGTAATGATTTATCAGTTTATGATAATAAAGCTTATGTAATTTGTGGAGATTGCGATGACATAATAGTTTTTGATTTAGAAAAAAGACACATTGTAGAAGCTATTCCGTGTGGCAATTTACCACATAGTATTTATATTTGCAAAAGAAAGAATCTAATTATAGTAGCAAATATGAATAGTGATAGTATAACAATAATAGATTGTGCTCCTAAGGGAAATATTAAAAACCTTAGGGTAGGGGCATATCCTACTAAAGCCCTAATTACGCCAGATGGAAATTATATTTTAGTTTGTGAAAGTAATATTGGTATGGACAACAAAGGAAGTATAAGCATTATTTCATTAAAAAACTACAACGTATTATACAATATACCTGTTGGTAATTCACCTGTGGATATGTATTGTAATGAAAGATACTGCTATATATCAAATTTTGGAGATGGAACGGTGAGTATACTAGACATAAATAATTATAAAGAAATAAAAAAAATAAAAATTGGTGGTATGCCTAGAGGAATCCTGGAAGATGAAAAGTATTTGTATGTAGGTGATAACTATAACAATTTACTTTTTAGAATTGATAAATTAACTGAAAATAAAAAAGCCATTTCTATTGGCGGAGAGCCCACAGGAATGACACTTCTATAA
- a CDS encoding bifunctional folylpolyglutamate synthase/dihydrofolate synthase encodes MNYNEAMAYIKNTAKFGTKLGLERTEKILELIGNPHKKLKCIHIAGTNGKGSTTAMVTNILVKAGYKVGSYISPFIEEFEERMQINNVNISKGDLSHIITEVSKAVEKVVELGYGNPTEFEIITCAGFLYFYKNKVDFAVVEVGLGGRLDSTNVIIPILSVITSISLDHTQILGDTIDKIAYEKAGIIKEGIPVVMFPQQKQSEEIIERICIEKNCKLIKVAKESSTYLGKENLQQVAITSLEGTAYSNNNVVTQKLKVRTLNNDYIIELSLLGKHQLLNCCVAIHVIEELILQGATISKDNILMGLSNVKWPARLEVMNKRPLVVIDGAHNIDGIKNLTESIDMYFNYNKIILILGILADKQVEEMIMTIVPKVSRVITVTPHSERAELSEKLKVQVQKYITGCEAIENYESAYKKALSYCGEEDLLLVCGSLYMVGDMRKIIRNTVALNKSPSEVVNIAASQMMI; translated from the coding sequence ATGAATTATAATGAAGCTATGGCTTATATAAAAAACACAGCCAAGTTTGGCACTAAACTTGGGCTTGAGAGAACTGAAAAAATATTAGAACTTATAGGAAATCCACATAAAAAATTAAAATGTATACATATTGCAGGGACTAATGGTAAAGGCTCTACTACAGCTATGGTGACTAATATTTTGGTTAAAGCCGGATATAAGGTGGGCTCATATATTTCGCCATTTATTGAAGAGTTTGAAGAGCGGATGCAAATAAATAATGTGAATATTTCTAAAGGAGATTTAAGCCATATTATAACAGAGGTTTCAAAGGCAGTAGAAAAAGTAGTGGAACTTGGATATGGTAACCCAACAGAATTTGAAATCATTACTTGTGCAGGATTTTTATATTTTTATAAAAATAAGGTAGATTTTGCAGTAGTGGAAGTAGGCTTGGGGGGAAGGCTCGACTCAACAAATGTAATTATACCTATCTTAAGTGTTATTACATCAATTAGCTTGGACCATACTCAAATATTAGGTGATACTATTGATAAAATTGCTTATGAAAAAGCAGGTATTATTAAGGAAGGAATTCCTGTAGTTATGTTTCCACAACAAAAGCAAAGCGAAGAGATAATAGAAAGAATATGTATAGAAAAAAATTGCAAATTAATAAAAGTAGCCAAGGAATCATCTACATATTTAGGAAAAGAAAATTTACAGCAGGTTGCAATCACTTCATTGGAGGGAACAGCATATAGCAATAATAATGTTGTAACTCAAAAGTTGAAAGTTCGAACTTTAAATAATGATTATATTATTGAACTTTCACTTTTAGGAAAGCATCAATTATTAAACTGCTGCGTAGCAATTCATGTAATAGAGGAGCTTATATTGCAAGGCGCTACAATAAGTAAGGATAATATTTTAATGGGTCTATCAAATGTAAAATGGCCAGCAAGACTGGAAGTAATGAATAAAAGGCCTTTAGTTGTTATAGATGGAGCACATAATATAGATGGAATAAAAAACCTTACTGAAAGTATTGACATGTATTTTAATTACAACAAAATCATATTAATTTTAGGTATCCTTGCAGATAAACAAGTTGAAGAGATGATAATGACTATAGTTCCAAAGGTAAGTAGAGTAATTACCGTTACACCCCACAGCGAACGGGCAGAACTTTCAGAAAAATTAAAAGTACAAGTACAAAAATACATCACGGGTTGTGAGGCAATTGAAAATTATGAGAGTGCATATAAAAAAGCATTGAGCTATTGTGGCGAAGAGGATTTATTATTAGTGTGCGGTTCACTATATATGGTGGGAGATATGAGGAAAATAATACGAAATACTGTAGCTTTAAATAAATCTCCTTCTGAAGTCGTTAATATTGCAGCATCGCAGATGATGATTTAA
- a CDS encoding DUF4364 family protein: MFEDALDLAENKLLLLYIFYKIKLPISNIQITQIILENNFINYFTLQQYMTELIASNLLEPTEQKGKHRLVISQKGDNVLSLFKGRISETKMQLIDDYLKIHLENIKKELTVSADYTIESNNNYLVNLIASEDNFTLIDIKLSVTSNKQARDLCSKWRENPSEYYNKIINLLIND, from the coding sequence ATGTTTGAAGATGCTTTAGACTTAGCTGAAAATAAGCTTCTTTTACTTTATATATTTTATAAAATAAAGCTCCCTATTTCTAATATTCAAATAACACAAATTATTCTAGAAAATAATTTTATAAATTATTTTACATTGCAACAATATATGACGGAACTTATAGCATCTAACCTTCTTGAGCCTACTGAGCAAAAGGGCAAACATAGATTAGTCATATCGCAAAAGGGTGACAATGTTCTATCTCTATTTAAAGGAAGAATTTCTGAAACCAAGATGCAACTTATTGATGACTACTTGAAAATCCACCTTGAAAATATCAAAAAAGAGCTTACAGTTAGTGCTGATTACACAATAGAAAGCAATAATAATTATTTAGTTAACCTAATTGCGTCAGAAGATAATTTTACACTTATAGATATAAAACTTAGTGTGACGTCTAACAAGCAAGCACGGGATTTGTGCAGCAAATGGCGAGAAAATCCATCTGAATATTATAATAAGATAATAAACCTTCTCATAAATGATTAA
- the pdaB gene encoding polysaccharide deacetylase family sporulation protein PdaB: MGTSYIKKKIILIFVLFIGTLITLGVYNFKTKGVFMGEQRKLPIYSVDTKDKKIAISFDASWGNDRTDDILKILDKYNAKATFFLVGAWVDQYPDKLKTMYEKGHEIGNHSNKHPIMTTISKEKMIEEIAITDAKIMSVTGQETILFRCPSGEYNNLVIDTVEATNHYCIQWDVDSIDWKEQGADIEFNRIVKKTKPGSILLFHNDAKYTPENLPRILEYLKGAGFEFVKISDLIYKNNYSINIEGKQIQK, translated from the coding sequence ATGGGTACGAGTTACATAAAAAAGAAGATAATACTTATTTTTGTGCTTTTTATTGGAACTTTAATAACTTTAGGTGTTTATAATTTTAAAACTAAAGGTGTATTTATGGGTGAACAACGTAAATTACCAATATATTCTGTAGATACTAAAGATAAAAAAATTGCAATTTCTTTTGATGCAAGCTGGGGTAATGATAGAACAGATGATATTTTAAAAATATTAGATAAATACAATGCTAAAGCAACATTTTTTTTAGTTGGAGCGTGGGTAGACCAATATCCAGATAAGTTAAAGACCATGTATGAAAAAGGGCACGAAATAGGAAATCATTCTAATAAGCATCCTATTATGACTACAATATCTAAAGAGAAAATGATTGAAGAAATAGCCATAACTGATGCTAAAATAATGTCTGTAACGGGACAAGAAACAATTCTTTTTAGATGTCCATCTGGAGAGTATAATAATTTAGTCATTGATACTGTAGAAGCAACAAATCATTATTGTATTCAATGGGATGTAGACAGTATTGACTGGAAAGAGCAAGGGGCAGATATTGAGTTTAATAGAATAGTAAAAAAGACTAAGCCTGGGTCCATTCTTTTATTTCATAATGATGCGAAATATACACCAGAGAATCTGCCTAGAATTTTAGAATATTTAAAAGGGGCGGGCTTTGAATTTGTTAAAATATCAGACTTGATATATAAGAACAATTACTCTATAAATATAGAAGGAAAACAAATACAAAAATAA
- the dapB gene encoding 4-hydroxy-tetrahydrodipicolinate reductase, which translates to MIRMLLNGCNGKMGKVISEMAKSSTTISIVSGVDRNSSNLSYPCYNSIDECTDEIDVILDFSRPDALDSLCKYSKERNIPIVFCTTGYTSEQLSKIHSLSSEIAVFHSANMSIGINIINNMLRSISNTLYKDFDIEIIEKHHNQKVDAPSGTALLLANTIKDSIKEETTFVNGRNGLAKRQPSEIGIHAVRGGNIIGDHEIIFAGIGECIEIKHTAISREVFAIGALKACEYIYGKEKGLYSMDDVVNVSL; encoded by the coding sequence ATGATTAGAATGCTTCTAAATGGTTGCAATGGAAAAATGGGAAAAGTTATTTCTGAAATGGCTAAATCATCCACTACTATTTCAATTGTTTCTGGTGTTGACAGAAATTCATCTAATTTAAGCTATCCATGCTATAACAGCATAGATGAATGTACGGATGAAATAGATGTAATTTTAGATTTTTCAAGACCGGACGCTCTAGATTCTCTTTGCAAGTATTCCAAAGAGAGAAATATACCTATTGTGTTCTGTACCACTGGTTATACCTCAGAGCAACTATCTAAAATTCATTCGCTTAGTAGCGAGATTGCAGTATTTCACTCTGCAAATATGTCTATAGGTATAAATATTATTAATAATATGTTGCGGAGTATAAGCAACACGCTTTATAAAGATTTTGACATTGAGATAATTGAAAAGCATCATAATCAAAAAGTTGATGCTCCTAGTGGAACTGCTCTTCTTCTTGCAAATACAATTAAAGACTCTATTAAAGAAGAAACTACATTCGTAAATGGAAGAAATGGATTAGCTAAAAGACAACCTTCGGAAATAGGGATTCATGCGGTGCGTGGTGGAAATATTATAGGTGATCATGAAATCATATTTGCAGGCATTGGAGAATGTATTGAAATTAAGCATACTGCAATATCAAGAGAAGTTTTTGCAATAGGTGCATTAAAGGCATGTGAATATATATACGGAAAAGAAAAAGGTCTATACAGTATGGATGATGTAGTTAATGTATCACTTTAG
- the dapA gene encoding 4-hydroxy-tetrahydrodipicolinate synthase, with protein sequence MSIFKGSGVAIVTPFNERGVDFKKLEELIEWQISSKTDAIIVCGTTGEASTMTEQERKETIKFVVDVVNKRIPVIAGTGSNNTAAAISMSKWAEAIGVDGLLVITPYYNKTTQKGLFEHFSAIANSVTSPIIIYNVPSRTALNITPHTLLKLCTLQNIVAVKEASGDISQIAQIKALCGDRMDIYSGNDDQVIPILSLGAIGVISVLANIIPTDMHNMCELYLKGEHAEALKIQLGYLALNSAIFIETNPIPVKTAMNLMGLKVGPLRLPLCEMEESTLQILKKELKAYNILLKEEI encoded by the coding sequence ATGAGTATTTTTAAAGGTTCTGGTGTTGCAATAGTCACTCCATTTAATGAAAGAGGAGTAGATTTCAAAAAACTAGAGGAATTAATAGAATGGCAGATTAGCAGCAAGACAGATGCTATTATAGTATGTGGTACTACTGGTGAAGCTTCTACTATGACAGAGCAAGAAAGAAAAGAAACTATAAAATTTGTAGTTGATGTAGTTAATAAGAGAATCCCAGTAATTGCAGGTACAGGAAGTAACAACACTGCCGCTGCCATAAGCATGAGTAAATGGGCAGAAGCAATAGGAGTAGATGGCCTACTTGTAATCACACCATACTACAATAAAACTACTCAGAAAGGCTTATTTGAACATTTTAGTGCAATTGCAAATAGTGTAACTTCACCAATAATAATATATAACGTTCCTTCAAGAACAGCTCTCAACATTACCCCGCACACACTTCTAAAATTATGTACGCTGCAAAATATTGTAGCAGTTAAAGAAGCAAGTGGCGATATAAGTCAAATAGCACAGATCAAAGCCCTATGTGGAGATAGAATGGATATTTATTCAGGTAACGACGACCAAGTTATACCTATACTTTCCTTAGGTGCTATTGGTGTTATATCTGTTCTTGCTAATATAATTCCTACAGACATGCATAATATGTGTGAATTATATTTAAAGGGTGAGCACGCAGAGGCTCTAAAAATTCAACTTGGATACCTTGCTCTTAACAGCGCTATATTTATAGAAACTAATCCCATACCCGTAAAAACAGCTATGAATCTTATGGGACTTAAAGTAGGACCTTTAAGACTACCATTGTGTGAAATGGAAGAAAGTACACTTCAAATTCTTAAAAAAGAGTTAAAAGCATATAATATTCTTTTAAAGGAGGAGATTTAA
- the dapD gene encoding 2,3,4,5-tetrahydropyridine-2,6-dicarboxylate N-acetyltransferase, translated as MNYDLTDPYEIARYIKEAKKATPIKLYIDGDLSQCEFGNIENFGSGNFYMLFGESDEVSDFLIKYKDKIKKFKLEQDRRNSAIPLMDLKNIDARIEPGAIIRDKVKIGKNAVIMMGAVINIGAEIGDETMIDMNAVVGARGKLGKRVHLGAGAVVAGVLEPPSKSPCEIGDNVLIGANAVILEGVKIGKNSVVAAGAVVVNDVPENVVVAGTPAKIIKNVDDSTKEKTKLLDDLRK; from the coding sequence ATGAACTATGATTTAACAGACCCTTATGAAATTGCAAGATACATAAAAGAAGCAAAAAAGGCTACCCCAATTAAACTATATATCGATGGAGATTTATCACAATGTGAATTTGGAAATATAGAAAATTTTGGTAGTGGTAATTTTTATATGCTTTTTGGTGAAAGTGATGAGGTATCAGATTTTCTAATAAAGTATAAAGATAAAATCAAAAAATTCAAACTTGAGCAAGACAGACGAAATTCTGCTATTCCTTTAATGGACTTAAAAAATATTGACGCAAGAATTGAACCAGGTGCAATTATAAGAGATAAGGTTAAAATAGGTAAAAATGCAGTTATAATGATGGGCGCTGTAATTAATATAGGTGCTGAGATTGGCGATGAAACTATGATAGATATGAATGCTGTAGTTGGGGCAAGAGGAAAACTTGGCAAACGAGTTCATCTAGGTGCAGGTGCCGTAGTAGCCGGAGTTCTAGAACCACCAAGCAAAAGCCCTTGTGAAATTGGGGACAATGTATTAATTGGAGCAAACGCTGTAATACTTGAAGGAGTAAAAATCGGTAAAAATTCAGTGGTAGCAGCTGGTGCCGTAGTTGTAAATGACGTTCCTGAAAATGTTGTAGTTGCTGGAACACCCGCAAAAATAATAAAAAATGTGGATGATAGTACTAAAGAAAAGACTAAGCTACTTGATGATTTAAGAAAATAG
- a CDS encoding pyridoxal phosphate-dependent aminotransferase → MNNIFSNNVFSNNVNQVEISGIRKFFNKVSKVQGAISLTLGQPDFPVPKNIKMAMTSAINENKTEYTANAGIPELRSEISNFLGSMDINYSAEEIVVTVGGSEALMCTFAAFLNAGDKVLVPTPAYPAYESCVKLFGAEVVNYNLNSDFTINFEALSKLINEENPKLLVVSYPSNPTGAALSLQERDKLFKILKEKNIHIISDEIYSSLCYEKYYSVAQINELRDRVILVSGFSKMFSMTGLRVGYLCASKYIMDNIMKVHQYNVSCATSISQWGAYAGLLSSMNDVDNMKVEFEKRKEYVYKRLIGMGMEVNLPKGAFYIFPSILKFSMNSEEFCNRLLYEGKVAVVPGSAFGTGGEGFIRISYSYSLEVLKEGLDRMEKWIEMLKPL, encoded by the coding sequence ATGAATAATATATTTTCAAATAATGTATTCTCAAATAATGTAAACCAGGTAGAAATTTCTGGAATTAGAAAATTTTTTAATAAGGTTTCAAAGGTTCAAGGTGCAATTTCACTAACCCTAGGTCAACCGGATTTCCCAGTGCCTAAAAATATTAAAATGGCCATGACTTCCGCTATAAATGAAAATAAAACTGAGTATACAGCAAATGCTGGCATTCCCGAATTGCGAAGTGAAATTTCAAATTTTTTAGGTAGTATGGATATTAACTATTCAGCTGAAGAGATAGTTGTCACTGTTGGTGGAAGTGAGGCACTAATGTGTACATTTGCAGCATTTTTAAATGCTGGAGATAAAGTGCTGGTGCCAACACCTGCTTATCCAGCCTACGAGAGTTGTGTAAAGCTTTTTGGAGCGGAAGTGGTTAATTATAATCTTAATAGTGATTTTACTATTAATTTTGAAGCCCTAAGTAAACTTATCAATGAGGAAAATCCAAAGCTTTTAGTGGTGTCTTATCCTTCTAATCCTACTGGGGCAGCATTATCTCTTCAGGAAAGAGATAAGCTTTTTAAAATTCTAAAAGAAAAAAATATTCATATAATAAGTGATGAAATCTACAGCTCATTATGCTATGAAAAATACTATTCTGTAGCTCAAATTAATGAATTAAGAGATAGAGTTATTTTGGTGAGTGGATTCTCTAAAATGTTTTCCATGACAGGGCTTAGAGTTGGATATCTTTGTGCAAGTAAATATATTATGGATAATATAATGAAAGTACATCAGTATAATGTTTCTTGTGCAACCTCAATATCTCAGTGGGGTGCCTATGCGGGATTACTTTCTTCCATGAATGATGTGGACAATATGAAAGTGGAGTTTGAGAAGAGAAAAGAATACGTATATAAAAGATTAATTGGAATGGGGATGGAGGTAAATCTTCCTAAGGGTGCCTTTTATATATTTCCATCTATATTAAAATTTTCTATGAATAGTGAGGAGTTTTGCAATAGACTCTTATATGAAGGGAAAGTTGCAGTGGTCCCTGGGTCGGCTTTTGGAACAGGAGGAGAAGGATTCATTAGGATTTCTTATTCTTATAGTCTAGAAGTGCTAAAAGAGGGTTTGGATAGAATGGAAAAATGGATTGAAATGTTAAAACCCCTCTAA
- a CDS encoding TIGR03905 family TSCPD domain-containing protein, whose amino-acid sequence MYSYAPKGVCSNTINFEIVDDKITEVVFTGGCPGNLIGISSLVTGMRVQEAINRLKGISCGNKSTSCPDQLALALEELVVNA is encoded by the coding sequence ATGTATAGTTATGCACCAAAAGGAGTATGTTCCAATACCATAAATTTTGAAATAGTAGATGATAAAATTACTGAAGTTGTTTTTACAGGCGGATGCCCAGGAAATTTAATTGGGATTTCAAGCCTAGTAACAGGAATGAGAGTTCAGGAAGCTATAAATAGACTTAAGGGGATTAGCTGTGGTAATAAAAGTACTTCTTGCCCTGACCAGTTAGCATTAGCACTTGAGGAATTAGTTGTAAATGCTTAA